A genomic window from Dermacentor silvarum isolate Dsil-2018 chromosome 9, BIME_Dsil_1.4, whole genome shotgun sequence includes:
- the LOC125939791 gene encoding putative nuclease HARBI1 — protein sequence MAFPFSAVCFRVACVAAAVAQRRRPEVDDAFEELTEEEFRQYFRLSKRTVRTLCDELDPIIGCQRASGLSTERKVLCALRFFGTGSFQRSVGREEQIGMAQSAVSNTIHEVTEAIISVSARKTLVDFSLTPAAKDEAKAAFARRGAIPGVLACVDGTLIAIMKPEGLSPADTASFMSRKGYYALNVTVVCNAELRILVVDPRFPGSCRESWVWQHNLLRARLAAQLQPGEYLLGDSGYPLEPWLLVPVPGSHAGTTSEGCYNREHASMRTVVERCIGVLKSKFHCLQHFRTLLYSPDRAARIIYACVALHNIALDAGD from the exons atggcgtttccttTCTCTGCCGTGTGTTTTCGTGTCGCCTGTGtggctgctgcagtcgcgcagagACGACGACCCGAGGTAGATGATGCATTTGAAGAGCTGACGGAGGAAGAGTTCCGGCAGTATTTTCGTCTTTCCAAACGAACAGTGCGTACCTTGTGCGACGAGCTTGACCCCATCATTGGATGCCAGcgagccagtggcctttccacagaaaggaaggtgttgtgcgcgctgcgatTCTTCGGCACCGGAAGCTTCCAGAGGAGCGTTGGTCGCGAGGAGCAAATAGGCATGGCGCAGTCGGCCGTGAGCAACACCATCCACGAGGTGACGGAGGCCATCATTTCCGTGTCTGCCCGGAAAACGTTGGTGGACTTTTCATTGACACCGGCTGCCAAGGATGAGGCAAAGgcggcgtttgcgcgacgcggtgcCATTCCAGGCGTGCTAGCGTGCGTCGACGGCACGCTGATCGCCATTATGAAGCCAGAGGGACTCAGCCCGGCCGACACGGCGAGCTTCATGTCGAGGAAGGGTTATTACGCCCTAAACGTCACGGTC GTGTGCAACGCAGAACTTCGCATTCTTGTTGTTGATCCCCGGTTCCCTGGTTCGTGCCGCGAGTCTTGGGTGTGGCAGCACAATCTACTGCGCGCACGCCTAGCCGCACAACTGCAGCCTGGCGAGTATCTGCTTG GAGACTCGGGATATCCCCTCGAGCCGTGGCTGCTTGTACCTGTACCTGGCAGTCATGCCGGCACCACCTCCGAAGGCTGCTACAACCGGGAGCACGCATCCATGCGCACTGTTGTGGAGAGATGTATCGGGGTGTTGAAAAGCAAGTTCCACTGCTTGCAGCACTTTCGGACACTGCTATACAGCCCCGATAGAGCAGCGCGAATCATTTACGCATGCGTTGCTCTCCATAACATTGCCTTGGACGCGGGCGACTGA